From the genome of Nyctibius grandis isolate bNycGra1 chromosome W, bNycGra1.pri, whole genome shotgun sequence, one region includes:
- the LOC137675662 gene encoding endogenous retrovirus group K member 7 Gag polyprotein-like — MGQNISKEESAIVRLLLHILSKRGVKYDEHSLRRLLIWCREHGFPLEPQSAFKVDTWEAIGKVLWEAVSNGEKDTKGLATAWRVVLTALQNMKAEHSAAVGAFAALGPSTLEAFPAGIRVFGQLPAPSLSAPSAPSAEEEEEEMEAEKATEPGKAEEAEKVEMEVDEPWPEPRPEPPPSPKPPRQSSYVYPPLPPSTPPSPAAPVELSERHRDPGWAEKLLKKLEELEREKILLERQRQEEVDALNRLQNNIEGRRLDGGGAGGEHVNYDGDPWLRWRGVIQNALVEGEILPTAFPVILGGPKKTNQWVSFQWEIIKEARKTLQARLNVEILQQSATLAREALRTLPEDGKVMPSYTKVKQEPNESYMQFFERLRLTLEKALLTDVAREALLMTLAVDNANPTCKCILQGLTKNSSIVKMMDACARVGTAEETAGYMASAFAAAVKLLTRQGKGDRGPKCYNCGKPGHIKAQCRLAKQKGGRNSGNGGSGGSFAGTCNRCQKYGHRANECRSKFNKDGIPLGNGDASAKRPSAMTQNGSSVHAAWMASPPPQQEVPEWTWPQQYKQH; from the exons atgggccaaaatatctctaaagaagaaagtgcgatagtaaggcttctcctacatatcctctcaaagagaggggtaaaatacgatgagcattcgctccggagactattgatATGGTGTCGAGAACATGGTTTCCCCCTTGAACCACAGAGCGCCTTTAAGGTGGACACATGGGAAGCGATTGGGAAGGTTTTATGGGAGGCAGTGAGTAATGGGGAAAAGGACACTAAAGGACTAGCTACTGCATGGAGAGTTGTTCTTACGGCTCTACAAAATATGAAAGCAGAACATTCAGCAGCGGTAGGGGCATTTGCAGCTCTGGGCCCTTCAACACTGGAGGCGTTCCCAGCGGGTATCCGAGTCTTTGGGCAGTTGCCTGCTCCATCCCTTTCTGCTCCGTCGGCACCTtcggcggaggaggaggaggaggaaatggaggCAGAAAAGGCAACCGAGCCAGGAAAGGctgaggaggcagagaaagtaGAAATGGAGGTTGACGAGCCTTGGCCCGAACCTCGGCCCGAACCTCCGCCCTCGCCTAAGCCACCAAGACAGTCATCATACGTGTACCCTCCTTTGCCACCATCAACGCCTCCTTCTCCCGCCGCTCCTGTAGAACTATCGGAGAGACACCGTGACCCAGGGTGGGCggaaaaacttttaaagaaattggaggaactggaaagggagaaaatctTGCTGGAAAGGCAACGACAAGAAGAAGTCGATGCTTTAAACCGCTTACAAAACAACATTGAGGGGCGGAGGCTGGATGGGGGGGGCGCGGGCGGTGAACATGTAAATTATGACGGGGACCCGTGGTTACGATGGAGGGGAGTTATTCAGAATGCATTAGTGGAAGGCGAGATTCTTCCGACGGCCTTCCCAGTGATTTTAGGGGGTCcgaaaaaaacaaatcaatggGTCAGCTTTCAATGGGAGATCATTAAAGAAGCCCGCAAGacg CTTCAGGCTCGCCTGAATGTGGAAATCTTGCAGCAGTCGGCAACTTTGGCGAGGGAGGCACTTAGGACCCTCCCTGAAGATGGAAAAGTAATGCCCTCATACACCAAAGTAAAACAAGAACCGAACGAGTCTTATATGCAGTTTTTTGAAAGATTGCGTCTCACATTAGAAAAGGCATTACTAACTGATGTTGCTCGGGAGGCTTTATTAATGACATTAGCGGTAGACAATGCTAATCCCACTTGTAAGTGTATTTTGCAGGGACTGACGAAAAATTCTAGCATTGTGAAGATGATGGATGCTTGTGCTCGAGTCGGAACGGCTGAAGAAACtgcaggatacatggcgtctGCTTTTGCAGCCGCCGTCAAACTGTTAACACGCCAAGGGAAAGGTGATCGAGGTCCGAAGTGTTATAATTGTGGGAAGCCAGGACATATCAAAGCTCAGTGTCGCTTGGCAAAGCAAAAGGGAGGACGTAACTCGGGAAACGGGGGGAGTGGAGGTAGCTTTGCAGGGACTTGTAATCGTTGTCAGAAATATGGCCACCGTGCAAACGAATGCCGATCTAAGTTTAACAAGGATGGAATTCCTCTGGGAAACGGGGATGCGAGCGCGAagagacccagcgcgatgacacaaaacggGTCTTCAGTCCatgctgcctggatggcgtcaCCACCGCCACAACAGGAAGTGCCGGAGTGGACGTGGCCACAACAGTATAAACAACATTAG